Within the Gemmatimonadales bacterium genome, the region GGCGCGCCGGCCGCTATGGAGTGCGCCGGAGCACCTTCCGGCAGGGCGGCAGACCGCACGCACTCCTGGTCCTCACCGACGTCTCCCAGGCGCTGCGCGAGGAGGAGCGCAAGGCGTGGCAGCGTCTGGTGCGGGTGCTGGGTCACGAGATCAACAACTCGCTCGCGCCGATAAAGTCGGTCGCGCAGAGCCTGCATGCCCGGGTCGCGACCGGCGCCGTGGCGCCGCCGGGGGGCACGGATGGCGCCGCGGCCGGCGCGGCCGACGATCTGAGCACCGGCCTGGCGCTCATCGCGGGCCGCGCCGAGGCGCTGTCGCGCTTCATGGCCGCGTACGCGCGGCTCGCCCGGCTGCCGCAGCCCCGGCTCCAGCCGCTGGATGTGGACACGTGGGTCCGTCGCGTGGCGGGGCTCGAGACCCGCCTGGGCGTGGGGATAGCGCCGGGGCCGCCGGTCCTCGTCAACGCCGACGGCGACCAGCTCGATCAGCTGCTGATAAACCTCGTCACCAACGCCGTGGACGCGTCGCTCCAGACCGGCGGTGGCGTGGTGGTAGGGTGGACGAAGGGCGACGACCACCTGGACGTCTGGGTGCGGGACGATGGGCCGGGGATCTCCGAGACCGCGAATCTCTTCGTGCCGTTCTTCACGACCAAGCCTGACGGTTCCGGGATCGGCCTCGCGCTGTCGAGGCAGATAGCCGAGGGCCACGGAGGGACGCTGACGCTGGCCAACCGGCGGGACGGGAAGGGGTGCGAGGCGCGGGTGCGCCTCCCGCTGCAGGCCTGATCAGGGCAGGGTCCGCCGGGATCCGCCGCCGGATGAGGTCACCTCTCCCCTGGCAGCTGCGAGTGCATGCTAGGCTGCGCTCTGATCGGGACCATGAACGGGTAGGCGGCCTGGTCGCTCAAGAAGCGGTTGATCCAGTGCTCGAACCCGCCTCCGAAGACGAACCGAGTCCCGAAGACCTTGTACTCGCCAAAAAAGAGAAAAAGGACGCCCACGGCGATTCGCAGTCCCGCGAGGGCTCTGGCGTTGCGATCGACGGTTGCTCCACGCATGACGATGTCCGTAGTTCAACTCTACCCAGGCCCATCAAGGACAGGCAGCAGACGCCCAGACGCCCAGGAAGCAGGAGATGCCCCGCTTGAGGACTACCTCGGGTGGGGCGTCAGGCGTTTTGTCCGAGGCTATGAGCGATTCTCCGGTGACAACTTGGTGATAGTGCCATCCATAATAATGTGCGGAGGTGCCTCGGCTCGACAGGGCCGCGCTCCGCGACAGGGGGGATCTTGAAGTACCGACCCGTCAGCTCGGATTCGCCGCCAGGCTGGTGTGCCTGACTCGGAGCTCGCTCAGGTCGAGCGGATCGACTCGGCCATCCACCTCGTTCGCGGGCACCGCGTGATGCTGGATGCCGACCTAGCCGCGCTGTACGGCGTGACGACCAAGCGCCTGAACGAGCGGGTCAAGCGCAATCTGGACCGTTTTCCCGAGGATTTCGCCTTCCGACTCACAGCGGACGAGGTCGTCGCTTTGAGGTCGCAATCTGCGACCTCAAACGTCGGTCGCGGCGGCCGTCGCTACGCCCCGATCGCCTTTACCGAGCATGGCGCCGTCATGCTCGCCAGCGTCCTGAGCAGCCCAACGGCGGTCGAAACAAGCGTCCAGATCGTGCGGGCGTTCGTGCGGCTTCGTCACCTGCTCGAATCGAGCGCAGAGCTCGCCCGCAAACTCGACGCGCTCGAGAAGCGGTATGACTCACAGTTCGGGGTCGTCTTCCGGGCGATCCGGGAGCTCATGGCGCCGCCCGTCAAGCCGTCGAAGCGGATCGGCTTCAAGACGAACCGGCCGTGAGGTCGGTAGTTTAACTCGGTGCGTCGTCGGGTATTTTCCACTTTCCCGAAAATGGAAACCAGGCTCTGACATATGGTTATGGAACAGAAATCTCTGCGGTCGGCTGACCTTGGCGTGGCGCTCCGGCTGGAACACCGGCCCGAGGAGCACTACGAGGACCTGGCGGGTGCGCTGGGCCTGAGCCTGAGC harbors:
- a CDS encoding ATP-binding protein; amino-acid sequence: MGGLPAVAAALILLATGGFTPKVVWTVTLLVVLCWLGFAFAARERVIRPLQTIANMIAGLREGDFSIRARGASPHDDLGLAFLEVNALGETLRQQRLGALEATALLRRVMAEIDVAVFAFDGDERLRLANRGGERLLALATERLLGRTAGALGLASCLRGDPTGVRELTFAGRAGRYGVRRSTFRQGGRPHALLVLTDVSQALREEERKAWQRLVRVLGHEINNSLAPIKSVAQSLHARVATGAVAPPGGTDGAAAGAADDLSTGLALIAGRAEALSRFMAAYARLARLPQPRLQPLDVDTWVRRVAGLETRLGVGIAPGPPVLVNADGDQLDQLLINLVTNAVDASLQTGGGVVVGWTKGDDHLDVWVRDDGPGISETANLFVPFFTTKPDGSGIGLALSRQIAEGHGGTLTLANRRDGKGCEARVRLPLQA
- a CDS encoding ORF6N domain-containing protein; the protein is MPDSELAQVERIDSAIHLVRGHRVMLDADLAALYGVTTKRLNERVKRNLDRFPEDFAFRLTADEVVALRSQSATSNVGRGGRRYAPIAFTEHGAVMLASVLSSPTAVETSVQIVRAFVRLRHLLESSAELARKLDALEKRYDSQFGVVFRAIRELMAPPVKPSKRIGFKTNRP